A single window of Nicotiana sylvestris chromosome 3, ASM39365v2, whole genome shotgun sequence DNA harbors:
- the LOC138888507 gene encoding uncharacterized protein, protein MVDNNFTEFFNSWILEARGKPILKMLEDIRIKVMNRLREKEEEARTWGGESSPNDMKLYASYLKVANLCIVHFNGKTGYEVFEDDDRHRVNLVEKKCTCRSWQLAGIPCPHAIKALKYKREDPMTETSWWHNKEAYLMTYRAKLMLVRGEKF, encoded by the coding sequence ATGGTGGACAATAATTTTACAGAGTTCTTCAACTCTTGGATCTTAGAAGCAAGAGGAAAGCCTATCCTGAAGATGCTTGAGGATATTAGAAtcaaggtcatgaacaggttGAGAGAGAAGGAAGAAGAAGCTAGAACATGGGGAGGTGAGTCTAGTCCTAACGACATGAAGTTGTATGCTTCTTATTTGAAGGTAGCCAACTTATGTATTGTTCATTTTAATGGTAAAACTGGCTATGAGGTTTTTGAGGATGATGATAGACATAGAGTGAACCTAGTGGAGAAGAAATGCACTTGTAGATCCTGGCAGTTGGCTGGCATCCCATGCCCTCATGCCATCAAAGCACTAAAATACAAGAGAGAGGATCCAATGACTGAAACTAGTTGGTGGCACAACAAGGAAGCTTACCTGATGACATATAGGGCCAAGTTGATGCTTGTTAGAGGTGAAAAGTTCTGA